In Oscillospiraceae bacterium, the DNA window CGACAGCGTCAAAATCATCGATGGACCGCTGGAGAACTTCATCGGTCTTGTCGAGGAGATCGCGACGGACAAGAATCGCGTCCGTGTGGTTGTGTCCATGTTCGGCCGTGAAACGCCGGTGGAATTGGAGCTCGATCAGGTCGAGCCCATGGTCTCTTAACTTTTTTCTCGCGTGGGAGGGGCGCTCCGCCCCGTGGCACGGAACTACGCGCCCGGCAAAACAGCTTGGCGCCGCCGGCCGCACCACAACACGACAACAGGAGGAACAGATGAAATGGCACAAAAAGTAGTCGGCTTTATCAAGCTACAGATCCCCGCGGGCAAAGCGACGCCCGCGCCGCCCGTCGGCCCCGCTCTGGGCCAGCACGGCGTCAATATCATGGGCTTTACAAAGGAGTTCAACGAGCGTACAAAGAACGACATCGGCCTCATCATCCCGGTGGTCATCACGGTGTACGCGGATCGTTCCTTCTCTTTCATCACAAAGACGCCGCCCGCCCCCGTTCTCATCAAGAAGGCCTGTAAGATCGAGTCCGGCTCCGCCACACCTCACAAAGACAAAGTGGCGACGCTGTCCAAAGAGGACATGCGCAAGATCGCCGAGACCAAGATGCCAGACTTAAACGCGGCCAACATCGAATCGGCCATGCGCATGATCGCCGGTACGGCGCGTAGCATGGGCGTTTTGGTGGAAGAGTAAGGGGGGACGAGAGATGTTTCGCGGAAAGAAATACAAAGACAGTGCCAAACTGATCGAGCATATGAAGCTCTATGACGCCGAGGACGCGCTGACGCTGGCGATTCAGACCGCCAAAGCCAAATTTGACGAAACGTTGGAGATCCACGTGAAGCTCGGCGTCGACTCCCGCCATGCCGATCAGCAGGTGCGCGGCTCTATCGTTTTGCCGCACGGCACCGGTAAGGTCCGGCGTGTGCTTGTCTTTGCGAAAGGTGACAAAGCCAAGGAGGCGGAGGCCGCCGGCGCCGAATTTGTGGGCGCCGAGGAGCTGGTCGCTCGGATCACCGGCGAGAACTTCTTTGACTACGATGTCGTCGTGGCCACGCCCGACATGATGGGCGTCGTCGGCCGTCTGGGTAAGGTGCTCGGTCCAAAGGGCCTGATGCCGAACCCAAAGGCCGGCACCGTGACCATGGACGTGACCCGCGCCATCGGCG includes these proteins:
- the rplK gene encoding 50S ribosomal protein L11, translating into MAQKVVGFIKLQIPAGKATPAPPVGPALGQHGVNIMGFTKEFNERTKNDIGLIIPVVITVYADRSFSFITKTPPAPVLIKKACKIESGSATPHKDKVATLSKEDMRKIAETKMPDLNAANIESAMRMIAGTARSMGVLVEE
- the rplA gene encoding 50S ribosomal protein L1, giving the protein MFRGKKYKDSAKLIEHMKLYDAEDALTLAIQTAKAKFDETLEIHVKLGVDSRHADQQVRGSIVLPHGTGKVRRVLVFAKGDKAKEAEAAGAEFVGAEELVARITGENFFDYDVVVATPDMMGVVGRLGKVLGPKGLMPNPKAGTVTMDVTRAIGEIKAGKVEYRLDKTNIIHCPIGKVSFGQEKLSENFQALLGAIIRARPAAAKGQYIRSCVVASTMGPGIKVNAAKMA